A genomic region of Trichothermofontia sichuanensis B231 contains the following coding sequences:
- the thiL gene encoding thiamine-phosphate kinase, protein MPELCVRDVGEQGLLPLLFHFCPPGVVGDDAAVLAGLGTRSLVVTTDVLVEGVHFSDRTTPPDAVGWRAVAANLSDLAAMGATPLGMTIALAMPGEVPLAWVEHFYRGMTACLQASGGAILGGDLSQSPVRSIAITALGQVDPDRVLRRSAAQKGDAIVVTGLHGASRLGLAILQEPSLRGTVSSAEADRWRRAHQYPVPRLDVIEPLWQAIAHTRCRSDIAAMDTSDGLADAIIQICRASGVGAKVERERLRIPPEATAIVSPEQAITWVLYGGEDFELVLCLPLAAAEELVQRLGGDAAIVGEVTSEPGVFLVDGREKKPLSLAQGFQHF, encoded by the coding sequence ATGCCTGAGCTGTGTGTGCGTGATGTGGGTGAGCAGGGTCTCCTGCCATTGCTGTTCCACTTTTGTCCGCCGGGGGTCGTAGGGGATGACGCAGCCGTTCTCGCAGGTTTAGGGACCCGATCGCTGGTGGTGACGACGGATGTGTTGGTGGAAGGGGTGCATTTTAGCGATCGCACGACCCCGCCGGATGCCGTGGGCTGGCGAGCCGTAGCCGCGAACTTGTCTGACCTGGCGGCGATGGGGGCGACTCCCCTGGGGATGACGATCGCCCTAGCGATGCCCGGTGAGGTACCGCTTGCCTGGGTTGAACACTTCTATCGGGGGATGACCGCCTGCCTACAAGCTTCTGGTGGGGCTATCTTGGGGGGTGACCTCAGTCAGTCGCCGGTGCGCTCGATCGCGATTACGGCCCTAGGGCAGGTTGACCCCGACCGGGTCCTGCGGCGATCGGCAGCCCAGAAGGGGGATGCGATCGTCGTAACGGGGTTGCATGGGGCGTCACGATTGGGGTTGGCTATTCTCCAGGAGCCGAGTTTAAGGGGAACGGTGAGTTCGGCTGAGGCCGATCGCTGGCGGCGTGCCCACCAATATCCCGTGCCGCGCCTGGATGTAATTGAGCCATTATGGCAGGCGATTGCCCACACTCGGTGTCGATCGGATATTGCTGCAATGGACACCAGTGATGGGTTAGCAGATGCGATCATTCAGATCTGTCGGGCCAGTGGGGTAGGGGCCAAGGTTGAACGGGAACGGTTGCGAATTCCCCCAGAAGCGACAGCGATCGTGTCCCCTGAACAGGCAATCACGTGGGTCTTATACGGCGGAGAAGATTTCGAGTTAGTGCTATGTTTGCCGCTGGCGGCGGCTGAAGAGTTGGTGCAACGGTTGGGAGGAGATGCCGCGATCGTGGGGGAGGTGACCAGCGAACCAGGGGTGTTCCTGGTAGATGGGCGAGAGAAAAAACCCTTGAGTTTAGCCCAAGGCTTTCAGCATTTTTAA
- a CDS encoding Fur family transcriptional regulator yields the protein MMTYYTAASLKAELNERGWRLTPQRETILKIFQDLPKGNHLSAEDLYNLLHEKGEGISLSTIYRTLKLMARMGILRELELAEGHKHYELNQPYPHHHHHLICVRCNKTIEFKSDQVLKIGTKTSQKEGYHLLDCQLTIHAICPACQRSLLPI from the coding sequence ATGATGACCTACTATACGGCGGCCTCGCTGAAAGCTGAACTCAACGAACGGGGATGGCGCTTAACCCCGCAACGGGAGACAATTCTGAAAATTTTTCAAGATCTTCCCAAGGGTAACCACCTCAGTGCCGAAGATCTGTATAACCTTCTACATGAAAAGGGGGAGGGTATCAGTCTTTCGACCATTTATCGTACCCTTAAGCTCATGGCCCGGATGGGGATTTTACGAGAGTTAGAGTTAGCCGAAGGGCATAAACACTACGAACTCAACCAGCCCTATCCCCACCATCATCACCACTTAATCTGTGTCCGCTGCAATAAAACGATCGAATTCAAAAGCGATCAGGTGCTCAAAATTGGCACTAAAACCTCGCAAAAAGAGGGCTACCACCTCTTGGACTGCCAACTCACCATTCATGCGATTTGTCCCGCTTGTCAGCGATCGCTGTTGCCCATTTAA